TATTACCAGCGCCACTAGTGCTAGAACTATTCTACTCTTCGAAATAGGGCTGACTTCATCGAGCGCCCCAGGATTTCCAGCCGAGCCTATAAAGATTATTAGTACGGCCCATATCAGCCAGCCAGCCCAGAGGTAGCTCATCCCGACTAGGAGCAGGGCCACCGTGTAAGTTATTGCTCTGTGCGCCTTTTCACTGATGAACGCCCTTAAGATGTGGCCACCGTCGAGCTGGGCAACTGGGATGAGGTTGAGGAAGGTCACCAGTATTCCGACCCATCCAGCCATGGCCACTGGATGAAGGAATATCACATAGTCTCCCTGGACGTTGAGCACCAGCCTTTCAAGGGCCTCGAAGAGCAGGTTGGTTCCAAAGTAGAGGCCGCCCTTCGTTGAGGGCACCATGCTCGCGGGCACAAGTATTGAGAGCTTCAGACCCAGCACCGTCACGGGCACGGCGACGATGAAGCCCGCTATCGGCCCGCTGACGCCGAGGTCTATGGCGGCGTTTCTGGTTGGCAGGGGGGATTTCACCCTGATCACAGCACCTAAAGTCCCGAGGATGTTCGGGAACGGAATGAAGTAGGGCATCGTTGCCTTGACGCCGTGATAGGTAGCGGCTATCTTGTGGCCTAGTTCATGTGTGCCTATGATGGCCATGACGCTGACCGAGAAGGAGAGCGCGATTATGTATGGGTTTCTGAGGCCCGGAAGACCGTAGTGATCGAGAGTAGCGATGTAGCTGATTGCCAGGTAATAACCAGCGAAGAACGTCGAGAGTATTGTGAGCACGAGGAAAAGCCACGGAAGCCATGGATTGTCAGGGGGTATCCTTCCCGCTGGAAAGACGAACAGCACGACTTTTCCATCCCTCTTCTTAAGGGCGGCCCAGTAACCGAGGTTCTCAAGCTCCTTGAGGACTTTCTCAAAGTTCTTCTCATAGATATCAAGAACTTCAAAAACCGCCACGTGTCCGTCAAAGCCGTGAAACCTCAGGGAGTAGAACTCTTCCAGCTTTGCCTCCACCTTGGGAGGGAGGCCGTGGGGTAATTCTCTTGGAACTTCAAGAGGGATTCCTTTCTCTTCTGGGCCAGAGGTACCTTCTTCTTCAGAACGGATATCTGGAGCCTCTCTCCCCTCCACAGCATAGCCAACGAGTATCATATCGCCGCCGCACTTAGGGCAAGCTTTCTCAAGCACGGGTTCGGTGGAATCTAGAACTTCCCTGTGACCACAGTTTACACACTCGTATATTCCCTTCGGCATTTGGCGTCCCAAAAAGAAATCGGGAGGAGGGTTAAAAACCTACTCCTCGAGGATTTCAACCTCCCCCGTGTCAGCATCAACGCGGACCCTCATCCCAGTCCTGAGCTTTGATACATCAACACCATCTATCATAGGAATACCCGCTATTATTGCCCCTGTGGCGACGATTGTCTCGGCTTCTCCGACGATTATTGCCTTAGGAGCTTTGTTGTTCTTTTTGAGGGCATATATAACGTAGGAACCAACAGTTGACCCCTTGCCCCTTGGAAAGACGAGTATCTTGCCGGCTATACTCTGCCCCTTAATGTCGCTCTCCGCGTCTGTGACTATGCCCGTTTCCGAATCAACGCCGCCGAGGAAGGAGAGGGGCTTTTTGGAGACTATAACTTCGCCCTCTGCTTTTCCACCAACTATTTTCCTTCCCTTCAGCTTCATTCTCCCACCTCATGGAGCCTCTTTTACCAAATTCTCAACGTCGTCGAGCCTCACGCTGAAGCCGAAGGAGCGGAAGTAGAATGCCGACTTGCCGCTGTTAGTGGCTATTCCCCTGTACCATCCCTTTATCGGTGAGACGACGAAGCATGAGTCGGGTATGATCTTTCCGTTGTAGCGCTCTATGGTTTCAGTGTAGCCGAGGGCATCTGCCAAGGCCTTCACCGCCCTACTGGCGGTTATGAAGAGCGGGATTTTGAGCGGCCTTCCGCGCATCCTCAGAAGTTCCGCGATCTCCTTGACCTCGGGCAGGGAAGCGTGCGGACAGCCGATTAATATCATGTCTATGTCACTCCAGTCATCCTGGAAGGATTCTCTAACGGCTTTGAGATCAGACTCCTCGACGGTTACCGTCTCCAGTTTGTCAGTTACAGCATCTCTGTACTCGGGAGTCTCACCTTCGACGTGGTAGAGGGCTATTGAACCTGTTGCACCCATCGCGGCACCGAGCTCCTTAAGAAACTCAGTCCTTTCGGGCTTTAGGTTTTTGAAGTAAGGAATATCGTTCCCGAGGGTTTTGCCGAGGTAGTAGCCAAGGGCCGAGTAATTGGCAAAGGTCTTCACATTGGCCTCAACGTTAACGATCACCGTGGCCTTCCTATTCTCGTCGAGATGGAGGCCATAGTTCGGGGTTTTGCCGACGATGGCAGCGGCGAGGCTTGAGGGACCACCTTCCCTGTTCGTTCTCGCTCCCAGTATGGAGTTAGCAAAGCTGACAGCCGAACTCTCGCTCCAGGCTACGTGATCCCCGAACTTGGGGAGGTTTGCGCCGTAGTATGGAGTGCATGTGGAGGTGACCTCGATGCCCATTTTCCTGTAAAGCTCAAGAACCTCCATCTGCTTCCCCATGAACTCGTCGTTGCCGATTCCTGCCGGGTTGAGGGTCGTGTAGACGCTGACCTTCGCTCCAGCCTCAACGAAGTCCCTCAGGAACTCGATTCCAGCATCACCGATGTTCTTGTAAGAAACTCCTGCAACCTGGGCGCTCTTTATAGGGATGAGCCTGTCGGCGCCGTAGATGTCTCCCAGGGCTACGAGAATCTCCATCGCCTTCTGGAGGGCGTAGCCGTACTCTCCCGCTAAAATTAGCTCCTCCTCCTTCGTCAGGTACATTCTACCACCGGGGGAGTTAGGGGTGAAAGGGTTATAAAACCGCATCCACAAAATTTATAAACCCTCCTCCGCTCATTAAGAACGGGTCGAGCAGCGGGGTGGGGCAGCTAGGAGTGCCCGCCGGGCTCATAACCCGGAGGTCGGAGGTTCAAATCCTCCCCCCGCTACCAGGCCATTTTTGTACATTGACGTTTATATTTGTTCATTAAGGAGTCCCAACTCATAAAGGACTTGTGCTAGCTTTTG
This region of Thermococcus stetteri genomic DNA includes:
- a CDS encoding site-2 protease family protein, which translates into the protein MPKGIYECVNCGHREVLDSTEPVLEKACPKCGGDMILVGYAVEGREAPDIRSEEEGTSGPEEKGIPLEVPRELPHGLPPKVEAKLEEFYSLRFHGFDGHVAVFEVLDIYEKNFEKVLKELENLGYWAALKKRDGKVVLFVFPAGRIPPDNPWLPWLFLVLTILSTFFAGYYLAISYIATLDHYGLPGLRNPYIIALSFSVSVMAIIGTHELGHKIAATYHGVKATMPYFIPFPNILGTLGAVIRVKSPLPTRNAAIDLGVSGPIAGFIVAVPVTVLGLKLSILVPASMVPSTKGGLYFGTNLLFEALERLVLNVQGDYVIFLHPVAMAGWVGILVTFLNLIPVAQLDGGHILRAFISEKAHRAITYTVALLLVGMSYLWAGWLIWAVLIIFIGSAGNPGALDEVSPISKSRIVLALVALVIFVITATPRPLWTD
- a CDS encoding DUF126 domain-containing protein, giving the protein MKLKGRKIVGGKAEGEVIVSKKPLSFLGGVDSETGIVTDAESDIKGQSIAGKILVFPRGKGSTVGSYVIYALKKNNKAPKAIIVGEAETIVATGAIIAGIPMIDGVDVSKLRTGMRVRVDADTGEVEILEE
- a CDS encoding aconitase X catalytic domain-containing protein, with protein sequence MYLTKEEELILAGEYGYALQKAMEILVALGDIYGADRLIPIKSAQVAGVSYKNIGDAGIEFLRDFVEAGAKVSVYTTLNPAGIGNDEFMGKQMEVLELYRKMGIEVTSTCTPYYGANLPKFGDHVAWSESSAVSFANSILGARTNREGGPSSLAAAIVGKTPNYGLHLDENRKATVIVNVEANVKTFANYSALGYYLGKTLGNDIPYFKNLKPERTEFLKELGAAMGATGSIALYHVEGETPEYRDAVTDKLETVTVEESDLKAVRESFQDDWSDIDMILIGCPHASLPEVKEIAELLRMRGRPLKIPLFITASRAVKALADALGYTETIERYNGKIIPDSCFVVSPIKGWYRGIATNSGKSAFYFRSFGFSVRLDDVENLVKEAP